Proteins found in one Diorhabda carinulata isolate Delta chromosome 11, icDioCari1.1, whole genome shotgun sequence genomic segment:
- the LOC130899550 gene encoding uncharacterized protein DDB_G0283697-like isoform X2 produces MNPRRRSHHPRFLNEVLEAIATLKESKGSTKKNIIDQVELLLSKRIKRLRHDSTQIQRALRHGLSSGLIKSKNGKYVLGMNQKDYGAFKKLQELSSGGDLMRQVRRRKGKKKRKRRPRRRRRYSDVSDTEEDDDNEDYDDDDEEVSRGSDSCASQGNGSLEDRGRRRGKKRRKRKRTKRRRRNEIINIHEGGNKTENLKSNKSSEEDSLKMENNDTDIDDMETNKLVRLKIGDIDGVENERNAKERDVEDAVTVQWRFKKPSIIRKIKNHRNRLTTNPRNRETMDPILTIEKTINSRVQIMSIMMKNI; encoded by the exons ATGAACCCAAGGAGAAGATCCCATCATCCGCGTTTCCTCAACGAAGTTCTCGAAGCGATAGCTACACTAAAAGAATCGAAAGGTTCCACTAAAAAGAATATAATTGATCAAGTGGAGCTTTTATTGAGCAAAAGAATCAAACGATTACGGCATGATTCAACTCAG attCAAAGAGCTTTAAGACACGGCTTATCGAGCGGATTAATCaaatcgaaaaatggaaaatacgtACTGGGTATGAACCAGAAAGATTACGGCGCTTTTAAGAAATTACAAGAATTGAGTTCGGGAGGTGATTTAATGAGGCAGGTGCGTAGGAggaaaggtaaaaaaaaaagaaagcgAAGACCTAGAAGACGAAGACGATATTCAGATGTGAGTGATACGGAAGAAGACGACGATAATGAAGATTACGACGACGATGATGAGGAAGTTAGTAGAGGTAGCGATAGCTGTGCTTCTCAAG GAAATGGTTCTTTGGAAGATAGGGGACGTCGTAGAGGTAAAAAACGTAGAAAACGCAAAAGAACTAAACGTAGAAGACGCAacgaaataatcaatattcacGAAGGCGGAAACAAAACGGAAAATTTGAAATCGAATAAATCGTCTGAAGAAGATtcattaaaaatggaaaataacgaTACAGATATTGATGACATGGAAACTAATAAAC TGGTACGCCTGAAGATAGGGGACATAGACGGAGTAGAAAACGAAAGAAACGCAAAAGAACGAGACGTAGAAGACGCAGTGACGGTACAATGGAGATTCAAGAAGCCGTCGATAATACGgaaaatcaaaaatcaccgAAATCGTCTGACGACGAATCCGCGAAATCGAGAAACGATGGATCCGATATTGACCATCGAGAAAACAATAAAC